A region of the Flavobacteriaceae bacterium MAR_2010_188 genome:
GAATAGTTAGTTATTTCAAATATAGGGAAATATGTTACAGATTTTATCTGGCCATTGAAGATTATTCAAAGAATTTTAAGGAAAATCAGAAGTTGTTACGAAAAGAAGAATAAAATTGAAGATGTATTAAAACTTTAGGAAAAATGCATCAATTTTTATACAAACAAAAACTTGATCGCTACGATCATCAGGATAAAGCTTATAAAGGCAATTATAATCCAAACCGTACCTTTATAATGACGCCGATGCAGGTCCAGATCCTTTTGGTAGGCGTAAATCAGTACAATAATAAATGCGATGGCGAATAAAATACCAAACACCCATTGACCAGTACTGAACATATTGTTTATTTTTAAGCGTTAGTTAATTTGAAGCTACCAAAATCTGGATCGTAAACCTAGTGAATAATAATGAAAAACAAAATCGACGCCGTAAAGGCATTTCATACCGCATTTAAAATTGGTTATAAAGAAAATCCAGTTGCATCTTTGGGACTGGAAAAGAATATGTTACGCTATAAATTAATGCGCGAAGAGAACGAAGAATATCTTGAAGCAGCCAATAATGACGACCTTGTCGAAATTGCCGATGCATTGGGCGATATGCTCTATATTCTCTGTGGAACCATTATTGAACACGGACTTCAACATAAAATTGAAGAGGTGTTTGAAGAAATACAACGTAGCAATATGAGCAAACTTGGTGAAGATGGCGAACCTATCTACCGAAAAGACGGCAAAGTATTAAAAGGACCGAGTTATTTTAGACCAGACATAAAGGGAATATTAGGGTTGGAGTGAAATCGAAATTGAATCGAAATTGAAATCGAAATCGAAATTTAAATCGAAAAAATAATCGAGAGAAAAGTTAACTTAAAACAGATTCCAGATTGCATTTATAAAAGTCAATTATCCTAAACAACCAACAATTACTTCACTTCATATCTCCAACCGTAAGGATCGTCTGCAAGATTATGTTGAATATCTAAAATCTTGTTCTTGATTAAACTAGCATAAGAATTATCGAGTTCTGGAAGATCAAATATTTCACCTCCGTGCTCAAATTTGCTAATTGGGCTTATCACCGCTGCAGTACCAGCTCCGAAAACTTCCTTAAGATCGCCATTTTTAGCAGCAGTTTTTATCTCAGTCACCTTGATTGGTCTCACCTCACAACTAATTCCGTTGTCTTCAGCAATCTGGATTACACTTTTTCTAGTGATACCATCCAGGATACGATCATTATTTGGTGCAGTAATCAAAGTATTTCCTATTCTAAAAAATACGTTCATTGTTCCGGCTTCTTCTAAATACTCGTGCTTGTCTGCATCAGTCCAGATTATTTGTTGGTATCCTTTTGCCTTGGCAAGATTGGTCGGATAAAATTGACTAGCATAATTACCAGCTGCCTTGGCAAAACCAACACCGCCATTTGCAGCTCTACTATATTTTTGTGCAATCAATACATTAACCTTACCAGCATAATATGACTGGGCAGGAGAACAGATTACCATAAATTTATATTCTTCGGCTGGCGAAGCTGCGATTGCAGGTTCGGTAGCAATGATAAAAGGACGTAGGTAAAGCGAATTTCCTTTTCCGGTTTTGATCCAATCTGTTTCAAGTTTAAGGAGTTCTTCAAGGCCATTAAAAAAATGTTCTTTTTCAACCTCTGGCATCGCTAAACGTGCAGCAGATTTGTTCAGCCTATTGAAATTGTCCATTGGTCTAAACATGAAAATCTTTCCATCTTCATCCTTATAAGCTTTCATGCCCTCAAAAACTGCTTGTCCATAATGAAAGACCCTTGCAGAAGGTTCAATTGTGAAAGGTGCGTAAGGTTGAATTGCTGGCGCACTCCATTTACCATCCGCATAGTCACAGACCATCATATGGTCTGAAAAGACTTTTCCAAAAGGAAGGTTTTGAAAATCTACTTTATCGATTTTACTGTTCGCAACTTTTTCTACGGTTACTTCTCCGGCGGTTTCTTGCATCATGACTGTAAGTATTTAGACTGCGAAATTAACGAAATTATAAATTATTTGGACTTATGTCTGCACTAAAAATCTGTATTTTTGTCAGAATCATTAACACCATCAAAAACTTTAATCATGAATGTAGCTAGTCGCATTTCGCTTATTTTACTCCTAATGCTATTTGTTTCTTGTAATGAAAATGAAAAGAAAACCGATGAGCAGACAGAAGAAGTTGCAGTTGTTGATGAAATTGAGGGTTATGAATCTTATGGATATAAAATAAACCCTGATAATTCTGTTAATGTCATCAATTTTAATCGTGCCTTTTCTAATCTTAAAGTTGGTGATTCCTTACCCGTAAAAATTAATGGAGAGGTAAACGAAGTCTGTCAGGCTAAAGGTTGTTGGATGAAGTTAGATTATGTTCCGGGTGAAGAAGTGATGGTAAAGTTTAAGGACTATGCTTTTTTTGTGCCTAAGGATATTGCGGGTAAAGACGTGATATTGCGGGGCGTTGCATATGTTGAAGAGATGTCGGTAGAAGATCAAAAGCATTACGCCATGGACGAAGGTAAATCCAAAGATGAAATAGCTGCGATTACCCAACCTAAAAAAACCTATTCTTTCCTTGCCGACGGCGTTCTGGTAAAAAGCGAGTGAAGAGGGAAATAATTACTACCGCAGATGGTTCAAAAACAATCAAAATATTAGATTGGGACGAACAATACCATTCTGTACACGGCGCCATTAACGAGGCGAATCATGTTTTTATTAAGCATGGACTCCAATACTTTAAGGATTCCCAAAAAACAGAAAAGCCGATTCGGATTCTAGAAATTGGATTTGGTACAGGACTAAATGCACTTCTAACTCTTAATTATAGTATAACAAATTCTTTAGGCATCGAATACTGTGGAATTGAGGCTTATCCTGTTCAAAATTCAGAAATTGAAGAGCTTAACTATCCAGTGTTGGTAGGAGCAGACCCAAACATATTTAGTGAAATGCATCAAATTGAATGGGAGAAGCCATCATTTCTTTCTCCAACTTTCAGTTTGACCAAGAAAAAGATGTTCTTTCAGGATATTGAGTTTATAGACGAATTCGATTTAATTTATTTTGATGCATTCGGCGCTCGAGTTCAACCTGATCTCTGGGAACAAATAATTTTCGATAAAATGTTTACCGCACTTAGTTTAAACGGAGTGTTGGTTACCTATTGCGCTAAAGGTAGTGTGAGACGGGCAATGATTTCTTCCGGTTTTAAAGTTGAAAGACTTCCTGGTCCGCCGGGCAAACGAGAAATGCTCAGAGCTTCGAAAATAGTGTAATTTTCAAAAAACTATCTTAAAGTTCAAATTCAAATTCAAATTCAAATTCAAGTCCCAGTTCATTTTCATTTTACTTTTTCAATTTCAATTTCAAAGGATTCCTGTTAAACCTTACTTAACGAGTAAAGGAACGGCACCCCATATCTTTAACTTTATATAAATTGAAAATATGAAGGTTTTAATAACTGGAGCAACTGGATTAATCGGGTCAGAAATTGTAACACAGTGCATCAAAAAAGGATGGACGGTTAATTATCTCACCCGTTCTGAGGAAAAAATTGAGGATAAAAAAAATTATCACGGATTTCATTGGGACATACATAAAGGTGAGATTGATGCAAAATGTTTTGATGGGGTCGACTGCATTATTAATTTGGCGGGTGCGAGCATCGCCGAGCGCTGGACCGATAGCTATAAAGAAACTATTGTTGATAGTAGGGTAAACAGCCTTCACTTTCTAAAGGATGCTTTAAAAAATTCTGAAACAACCATAAATCATATTATTTCTGCTAGTGCCATCGGAATCTATCCAGATTCTAAGACCAAATATTTTGATGAGAATAATACGTCGGTTTCTGATTCTTTTTTGGGTGAGGTTGTGGAAAAATGGGAAAGTGCATTAGACGAGTTCAATGAGTTGGGAATGAAAACTTCCAAAGTTAGGATTGGACTCGTTCTATCAACTGAAGGTGGCGCCTTGCCACAAATGCTTAAACCTATTAAAATGTATGCCGGTGCACCATTTGGTGATGGTAAACAATGGCAATCTTGGATTCATATTCATGATCTTGCTAAGCTCTTTATTTTTGTGGCCGAACAAGAGCTTGCTGGAGTTTATAATGCCGTTGCGCCGAACCCGGTAACCAATGAAGAGCTCACCAAAGAAGTTGCAGATTTTTTAGGGAAGCCCCTCTTTTTACCAAATATTCCTGAAGTGGCTATGAAAGTTGTTTTGGGTGAAATGCACATTCTCTTATTCGAAAGCCAGCGCGTAAGCTCGGAGAAAATTGAGAGTGAAGGTTTTTCGTTTAAGTATCCCAACCTAAAGCCAGCACTCAAAGATTTACTGAAATAAAAAAGCCGCTCTCATGTAGAGGCGGCTTTCAAATATTTTAAGCTTAAAAGTTAATAACTAGCAGCTTTGTTAGCTGTAAGCATGATTTTTAACTCAACATCATCATTGATGAATTTATCTCCTAGGTTGTCAAAAACAGATTTTGAACCGTAGTTAACTCCCCATTTAGTTCTGTCAATAGTGAACTTATCGCTAGTAAGGGTTACAGTTTCACCATTCTTGCTCATAGATACAGGAATTGTGATGTTGTTTTTCTTCCCTTTAAGATTAAGGTTTCCAGAAACCATCATTTTTCCGTTGTCCATCTTCTCGGATTTGGTCACCTCAAAAGCACCATTTGGAAATTCCTTAACATTAAAAAAGTCTCCTTCTTTACCTTCGACAGTTCCTTTAAGATGATTTTCTAAACTTGCTTTCTCATCACCTTGTAAGTCATCCGAAACGATAGTTGTCATATCAATTAAGAAATTTCCAGAGACGATGTTGTCATCTTCGATCATAAAAGTTCCTGTTTCGATACTTACTGTTCCGTTGTGAGTTCCGGTTGGTTTAAAACCTTTCCACTCAATTTTGGAATCTGCAGCATTTACAGCATATTTTGCACCAGCGTCTTCACTTACCGCAACTTCTTCAACTTCATTAGCGTCTGCTTTATCACCCTTATCATTACAGCTCATACTTAGAACCGAAAATGCTAATATT
Encoded here:
- a CDS encoding tRNA U34 5-methylaminomethyl-2-thiouridine-forming methyltransferase MnmC, with the translated sequence MKREIITTADGSKTIKILDWDEQYHSVHGAINEANHVFIKHGLQYFKDSQKTEKPIRILEIGFGTGLNALLTLNYSITNSLGIEYCGIEAYPVQNSEIEELNYPVLVGADPNIFSEMHQIEWEKPSFLSPTFSLTKKKMFFQDIEFIDEFDLIYFDAFGARVQPDLWEQIIFDKMFTALSLNGVLVTYCAKGSVRRAMISSGFKVERLPGPPGKREMLRASKIV
- a CDS encoding Polyisoprenoid-binding protein YceI, with product MKIKFLNTAAILAFSVLSMSCNDKGDKADANEVEEVAVSEDAGAKYAVNAADSKIEWKGFKPTGTHNGTVSIETGTFMIEDDNIVSGNFLIDMTTIVSDDLQGDEKASLENHLKGTVEGKEGDFFNVKEFPNGAFEVTKSEKMDNGKMMVSGNLNLKGKKNNITIPVSMSKNGETVTLTSDKFTIDRTKWGVNYGSKSVFDNLGDKFINDDVELKIMLTANKAASY
- a CDS encoding Phosphoribosyl-ATP pyrophosphohydrolase; the encoded protein is MKNKIDAVKAFHTAFKIGYKENPVASLGLEKNMLRYKLMREENEEYLEAANNDDLVEIADALGDMLYILCGTIIEHGLQHKIEEVFEEIQRSNMSKLGEDGEPIYRKDGKVLKGPSYFRPDIKGILGLE
- a CDS encoding branched-chain amino acid aminotransferase translates to MMQETAGEVTVEKVANSKIDKVDFQNLPFGKVFSDHMMVCDYADGKWSAPAIQPYAPFTIEPSARVFHYGQAVFEGMKAYKDEDGKIFMFRPMDNFNRLNKSAARLAMPEVEKEHFFNGLEELLKLETDWIKTGKGNSLYLRPFIIATEPAIAASPAEEYKFMVICSPAQSYYAGKVNVLIAQKYSRAANGGVGFAKAAGNYASQFYPTNLAKAKGYQQIIWTDADKHEYLEEAGTMNVFFRIGNTLITAPNNDRILDGITRKSVIQIAEDNGISCEVRPIKVTEIKTAAKNGDLKEVFGAGTAAVISPISKFEHGGEIFDLPELDNSYASLIKNKILDIQHNLADDPYGWRYEVK